Within Hydrogenispora ethanolica, the genomic segment GATAATCTGCGGATTGCAAACCGCATTCCGCCGCATATTCTTCAAAGCGCTGCGGCTCATTGGTGATCAATAGTAACTTGGCGTTCGCGATCCGGGCCCGGATCTTCAGGAAGGTCTCCATCAGCAGCCGCGGGCTTTGCCAGCGTTGCGCCCCGCCGTTATAGGCCACCACAAAACTTCGGCCCAATCCGTAAACGGCCCGGAGGCATTCCCGGGCGGCGGGGTCGAACTGAAATTTCCGCCGGTCGACGCAGGCCGGGATGACGCTAATCCTGGTTTGCAGGACCGGATAATGGCGGACCAGATAATCCCGGAACGGCTGGGATACGCAAAGCAAATGGTCGCTATGCTCCGCGGCGTACTGCTCGATCCGGCGGACTCCCTGGGCCACCCAGGCCACCGGCCCACGGAGCAGCCGGTGCCGTTCCCACTCCAGTTGATACTCTGCGCTGACCAGGCCGCGGAAGTCCGTAATCACTTTGATCCGGACCGGATCATGCTGTAACATTTCCCGCGCTTTCAATGCCATGTAGCCGGCGAAGCACCCCCGCCCATGCAGCACGATCGTACTGTCGGCCGCTGCTTGCCGCAGTACACTGGCCAATTGCCGGATTTGCCGCGCTGAAATGATAAAATTGCAGCGTTTCGATTTGGGCAGGATCAGCGGCGGCTCGCCCAGGGCCAGCGCGCATCGTTGCCTGTACGATTCCAGGCCGGGCAGATCGGCCTTCTTCTCATAATCGATCAGCCGGACCTTCCGGCCCTGTTTCTTCAGGTGCAACAACGGCGTCAACACCTGGGACTCAAAGACGCTGCAACGGAAGCCATCGTAATTGAGATAGTAAAGCATTACAAACCCTCCATTACCGGCTCTTTACACGGGACCAGCCCGTCATACAGCTCCCGCAGCCCCCGGATATACCTCTCCAGCGCGAATTTCGCGCACACATCCTGGTAGGCGTGCTTGCCCAACTCCGCCGCAGCGGCGGGATCCGCCAACAGCCGCCGGATGGCTGCGGTCAGTGCCGGCACATCATCGGGAGGCACCAATAATCCGTTGCGCCCGCTCTCGATCAGTTCGGGGATCCCCCCCACCGGCGTCGCGACAATGGGTTTGGCGGCTGCCATCGCTTCCAGGAGCGCAATGGGCAATCCTTCCCAGCGCGAAGGCATGACCAGCATTTTGGACTGGGCCAGCAACTCCGGAATATCGTCCCGGTTGCCTAAAAGATGGACCTTGGACGTCAATCCCAGTTCGTCGCGGAGCCGGAGCAGCTCCGGCAGGAGCTTGCCCTCTCCGGCAATGGCGACCCGGCTGACGGCGTCGCCCAGCCCGGCGACGGCCCGGAGCAGCAGGTCCACGCCTTTGACATGGCTGCGCAAGGAGCCGATCAACAGCATATCGAACTGAGGATCGGCTTGCCGTAGCGGACCCAGCGGCACGCCGTTATAAAGGATCACCGCCTTGCTCTTCAAGCCGGGAAGCCAGTCCAACAGAGTCTTTTGCGTGTCTTCGCTGACGCAAATCACTTTTTGATACGGCAAATAAGCGAGCCAGTCCGCGCAGCGGTAGAGCGGATGACTGCGCCGGCGGTTAAAGGAATTATGCTCCGAGAATACGAAGCGCGTCCCCGGAAAAAAGAGGGCCGCCAGCGCCGCGAAGTATTGGGCCGGGAACAGATGCACATGGACCAGATCATAATGGTTTTTCCGGATCAGTTGTCCCAAGCGGAGGACCGCCTGGACACTATACTTGCGGGTCAAATTGAAAGCATGGACCCGGATCGGACGGTGGTTCAAGCAAGCCAGTTGCGGGGATTCCGTGGGATACAGCAGGCACAAGTCGTGCTGCAGCGCGCCATCGGAGTGCAACAGGTAATTGCTCAGCAGTTTTTGGGCTCCCCCGGGGCCCAAATCATTGATTACGTGCAGGATTCGCATGTCAACCCTCCACCCCCGATAGCCAATTTTAGATCCGCCAGTAGACCAGGTCATGGCCGGCGGCGTCCTCCCGCCCAATCACCGACCGCGTATCCAGGCAGACCGGGCCGGGTTTCATCAGTTCAACGATGGTCGCGCAGTCCAACGCCTCGAATCCGGGCTGGCGCGCCAGGATCAACAGCGCGTCGGCATTGCGCAGTGCTTCCGGCAAAGTCGGCACTTTAAAAGGATAAGCGGTGGTCACCAGCGGGTCATAAGCGCGGACCGCCGCGCCCCTAGCGAGCAGGATATGGCAGATATCCACCGGCGGGCTGATGCGGTCGTCATTGGAGCAGTCTTTCATCGCCAGGCCGAGCACTGCAATTTGCGACTGCGGCAGTGATTTGCCGGCCGTTTGTAGCAAACCCTCCAGTTTAGCGGCAAAGAACTCCGGTAAGGCCGCGTTTTTTTCCCGGCATAACTTCATGAGCGGCAGCTCCACCCCTAAAGATTCCGCCTTTTTGGCCAAATAATGATAGGCATTGGGTATGCAATAGCCGCCCACTCCCGGCCCGGGCTGCAACAGGTTGACGCGGCGGTGGGTGTTGGCCAGCCGGATCACCTCCAGGATATCCAGCCCCATGGCTTCGGTGAACCTGGCCAATTCCTGCGCGATCGCGATGTTGGCGTCCCGTTGCAGGTTTTCGAAAAGTTTGGCGGTTTCAATGGCCCGGATGCTGTCGGCCACAATGATCTCGGACTGACAGACCTCGGCCAGCAACTCCTTGGCCCGGGCGGCGCTCTCGGCATTGATCCCCGCCACCAGGGTCGGCATGTCGGCAATCTCCTCAAAGGCCCGGCCCTCGGCAATCCGTTCCGGCGCATATGCCAAATAAAAATCCCGGCCCGCCCGCAGCCCGGACTCCGCCTCCAGGAGCGGCAGGATCAGCTCTTCGGTGGTTCCCGGTATGACCGTGCTGCGGATCAACACCAGATCATCCCGTTTTAAATCCCTGCCGATGGTCTGACAAGCCGTTTTCAGATGAAGCAGCGACGGCTCGCCCTGAACGATTGGAATGCCCACCGTGACAATGATATCGGAGCACTCCCGCAGCGCGGCCGGGGCATCGGTGGTAGCCAGGTAGCGACCCTGCTGCAACTGCCGCGCCAGCACGGTCTGGATGCTCTGGCCGAGGTAATGTTCCTGCAGATCCGTGGCGGCATCATTGAGCCGGGACACCAGGGACGGATCGGCATCCACCCCCATGACCTGACAGTCGCGGAGCGAATAACTGAGGGATAAGGGTAAACCCACAAAACCCTGTCCAAAAATACACACCCGCCGTTTGACCGCCACCTCGAGGCGCGGCAACGCCGCTTGCCGTTCCATGCCAATCCCCCCGCTTTCCGTTTTTTCGACCGGCTTCAAACCAGCCCGGGCCTAACCGGCTTTGCTCTTGTTAAACACCGCGCCGATCAGATTGGCCTGGACGCTCAGCAGATCCTTTTTGGCCTTTTGGACCGCCTCCATCCGGGATTCGCCGGCGCCGATGACCAGCAGCACCCCATCAGCCATGGTCGCCAGGATCTGTGCATCGGCGGTCCCCGACAACGCCGGGGAATCAATCAGAATATAGTCAAATGCTTCCCTGCTCTTTACCACAAAATCTTTCATAGTGGGCGATAATAACAGCTCCGTGGGGTTGTTGGGCGAGAAC encodes:
- a CDS encoding glycosyltransferase, translating into MLYYLNYDGFRCSVFESQVLTPLLHLKKQGRKVRLIDYEKKADLPGLESYRQRCALALGEPPLILPKSKRCNFIISARQIRQLASVLRQAAADSTIVLHGRGCFAGYMALKAREMLQHDPVRIKVITDFRGLVSAEYQLEWERHRLLRGPVAWVAQGVRRIEQYAAEHSDHLLCVSQPFRDYLVRHYPVLQTRISVIPACVDRRKFQFDPAARECLRAVYGLGRSFVVAYNGGAQRWQSPRLLMETFLKIRARIANAKLLLITNEPQRFEEYAAECGLQSADYLIFQVGHQAVAEYLSMADCALLVREPHPVNEVASPTKFAEYLSCNLPVVLSRGIGDTAAVLQTHPVGCFTDQLEKIPELSKGGRWEIFQSAVSRYYSWDAHGSRLNAVYESLLTAENTEEGWDIAYQPALRGIGNDRRL
- a CDS encoding glycosyltransferase, which translates into the protein MRILHVINDLGPGGAQKLLSNYLLHSDGALQHDLCLLYPTESPQLACLNHRPIRVHAFNLTRKYSVQAVLRLGQLIRKNHYDLVHVHLFPAQYFAALAALFFPGTRFVFSEHNSFNRRRSHPLYRCADWLAYLPYQKVICVSEDTQKTLLDWLPGLKSKAVILYNGVPLGPLRQADPQFDMLLIGSLRSHVKGVDLLLRAVAGLGDAVSRVAIAGEGKLLPELLRLRDELGLTSKVHLLGNRDDIPELLAQSKMLVMPSRWEGLPIALLEAMAAAKPIVATPVGGIPELIESGRNGLLVPPDDVPALTAAIRRLLADPAAAAELGKHAYQDVCAKFALERYIRGLRELYDGLVPCKEPVMEGL
- a CDS encoding nucleotide sugar dehydrogenase, encoding MERQAALPRLEVAVKRRVCIFGQGFVGLPLSLSYSLRDCQVMGVDADPSLVSRLNDAATDLQEHYLGQSIQTVLARQLQQGRYLATTDAPAALRECSDIIVTVGIPIVQGEPSLLHLKTACQTIGRDLKRDDLVLIRSTVIPGTTEELILPLLEAESGLRAGRDFYLAYAPERIAEGRAFEEIADMPTLVAGINAESAARAKELLAEVCQSEIIVADSIRAIETAKLFENLQRDANIAIAQELARFTEAMGLDILEVIRLANTHRRVNLLQPGPGVGGYCIPNAYHYLAKKAESLGVELPLMKLCREKNAALPEFFAAKLEGLLQTAGKSLPQSQIAVLGLAMKDCSNDDRISPPVDICHILLARGAAVRAYDPLVTTAYPFKVPTLPEALRNADALLILARQPGFEALDCATIVELMKPGPVCLDTRSVIGREDAAGHDLVYWRI